Proteins encoded within one genomic window of Diceros bicornis minor isolate mBicDic1 chromosome X, mDicBic1.mat.cur, whole genome shotgun sequence:
- the ZNF182 gene encoding zinc finger protein 182 isoform X8 → MLETYSNVVSVAGQQVTKPDLILKLEVEEPCPAEGIIPIWSFPEEACQVDERIERQHQDDKDKCLLMQVRFPDKKSVTTKSDHDYDEFGNTLHLSTNLVVSIQRPHKYESFGNNMVDNLDLCSRSSAGKKHDNGCAKLFFHTEYEKTTPGVKPYGYKECGKALRRKKGLSLHQRIKNGEKPFECTVCRKTFSKKSHLIVHWRTHTGEKPFGCTECGKAFSQKSQLIIHLRTHTGERPFECPECGKAFREKSTVIIHYRTHTGEKPYECNECGKAFTQKSNLIVHQKTHTGEKTYECTKCGESFIQKLDLIIHHSTHTGKKPHECNECKKTFSDKSTLIIHQRTHTGEKPHKCTECGKSFNEKSTLIVHQRTHTGEKPYECDVCGKTFTQKSNLGVHQRTHSGEKPFECNECEKAFSQKSYLMLHQRGHTGEKPYECNECEKAFSQKSYLIIHQRTHTEEKPYKCNECGKAFREKSKLIIHQRIHTGEKPYECPVCWKAFSQKSQLIIHQRTHTGEKPYACTECGKAFREKSTFTVHQRTHTGEKPYKCTECGKAFTQKSNLIVHQRTHTGKKAHGKGHTRKSKLIAH, encoded by the exons atgctggagacCTATAGCAACGTGGTCTCCGTGG CAGGGCAGCAGGTTACCAAACCAGACCTCATCCTCAAATTGGAGGTAGAAGAGCCATGCCCGGCAGAAGGAATAATCCCAATTTGGAGCTTTCCAG AAGAAGCCTGCCAAGTTGATGAACGGATTGAGAGACAGCACCAGGATGACaaagataaatgtttgttgatgcaAGTTAGATTCCCTGACAAGAAATCAGTTACCACCAAGAGTGACCATGACTATGATGAATTTGGAAACACACTTCACCTGAGTACAAACCTTGTTGTTTCAATACAAAGACCCCATAAATATGAGTCATTTGGAAATAATATGGTAGATAATTTAGACTTATGTAGTAGAAGCTCTGCAGGAAAGAAACATGATAATGGATGTGCAAAATTATTCTTCCATACTGAGTATGAGAAAACAACTCCTGGAGTGAAACCCTATGGATATAAAGAGTGTGGAAAGGCCCTCAGGCGAAAGAAAGGTCTTAGTCTGCAtcagagaattaaaaatggaGAGAAACCCTTTGAATGTACTGTGTGTAGGAAAACGTTCAGCAAGAAGTCACACCTCATTGTACATTGGAGAACTCATACGGGAGAGAAACCCTTTGGATgtactgaatgtggaaaagcctttagCCAAAAATCTCAACTCATTATACACCTGAGAACTCATACAGGAGAGCGACCCTTTGAGTGTCcagaatgtggaaaagccttcagaGAAAAGTCAACTGTCATCATTCATTACAGgactcacacaggagagaaaccttatgaatgtaatgaatgtggaaaagccttcacTCAGAAGTCAAACCTCATTGTCCATCAGAAAACCCACACAGGAGAGAAGACTTATGAATGCACTAAATGTGGGGAATCCTTCATACAGAAGCTTGATCTAATTATACATCATAGTACTCATACAGGGAAGAAACCCCATGAATGTAATGAGTGTAAGAAAACTTTCAGTGATAAGTCAACTCTCATTATACATCAAAGAACTCATACGGGAGAGAAACCTCATAAATGTACTGAATGTGGGAAGTCTTTCAATGAGAAGTCAACCCTCATCGTGCATCAGAGAactcatacaggagagaaaccctatgaatgtgaTGTGTGTGGAAAAACTTTCACCCAAAAGTCAAACCTTGGTGTACATCAGAGAACTCATTCAGGAGAGAAACCTtttgaatgtaatgaatgtgagAAAGCATTCTCTCAGAAATCCTATCTCATGCTACACCAGAGAGGTCATACAGGAGAGAAGCCCTATGAGTGCAATGAATGTGAAAAAGCATTTTCCCAGAAGTCATATCTCATTATAcatcaaagaactcatacagaagaaaaaccatataaatgtaatgaatgtggcaaAGCCTTCAGAGAAAAGTCAAAGCTTATtatacatcagagaattcatacaggagagaaaccctatgaatgtccTGTATGTTGGAAAGCTTTTAGCCAGAAGTCACAGCTCATAATACATCAGAGAacacacacaggagagaaaccctatgcaTGCACTGAGTGTGGCAAAGCCTTCAGAGAAAAATCAACATTCACAGTACACcagagaactcacactggagagaaaccctataagTGTacagaatgtgggaaagcctttaccCAAAAATCAAACCTTATTGTACATCAGAGAACACATACAGGAAAGAAGGCCCATGGGAAAGGCCACACCCGAAAGTCAAAGCTCATTGCACACTAG
- the ZNF182 gene encoding zinc finger protein 182 isoform X7 — MQVRFPDKKSVTTKSDHDYDEFGNTLHLSTNLVVSIQRPHKYESFGNNMVDNLDLCSRSSAGKKHDNGCAKLFFHTEYEKTTPGVKPYGYKECGKALRRKKGLSLHQRIKNGEKPFECTVCRKTFSKKSHLIVHWRTHTGEKPFGCTECGKAFSQKSQLIIHLRTHTGERPFECPECGKAFREKSTVIIHYRTHTGEKPYECNECGKAFTQKSNLIVHQKTHTGEKTYECTKCGESFIQKLDLIIHHSTHTGKKPHECNECKKTFSDKSTLIIHQRTHTGEKPHKCTECGKSFNEKSTLIVHQRTHTGEKPYECDVCGKTFTQKSNLGVHQRTHSGEKPFECNECEKAFSQKSYLMLHQRGHTGEKPYECNECEKAFSQKSYLIIHQRTHTEEKPYKCNECGKAFREKSKLIIHQRIHTGEKPYECPVCWKAFSQKSQLIIHQRTHTGEKPYACTECGKAFREKSTFTVHQRTHTGEKPYKCTECGKAFTQKSNLIVHQRTHTGKKAHGKGHTRKSKLIAH; from the coding sequence atgcaAGTTAGATTCCCTGACAAGAAATCAGTTACCACCAAGAGTGACCATGACTATGATGAATTTGGAAACACACTTCACCTGAGTACAAACCTTGTTGTTTCAATACAAAGACCCCATAAATATGAGTCATTTGGAAATAATATGGTAGATAATTTAGACTTATGTAGTAGAAGCTCTGCAGGAAAGAAACATGATAATGGATGTGCAAAATTATTCTTCCATACTGAGTATGAGAAAACAACTCCTGGAGTGAAACCCTATGGATATAAAGAGTGTGGAAAGGCCCTCAGGCGAAAGAAAGGTCTTAGTCTGCAtcagagaattaaaaatggaGAGAAACCCTTTGAATGTACTGTGTGTAGGAAAACGTTCAGCAAGAAGTCACACCTCATTGTACATTGGAGAACTCATACGGGAGAGAAACCCTTTGGATgtactgaatgtggaaaagcctttagCCAAAAATCTCAACTCATTATACACCTGAGAACTCATACAGGAGAGCGACCCTTTGAGTGTCcagaatgtggaaaagccttcagaGAAAAGTCAACTGTCATCATTCATTACAGgactcacacaggagagaaaccttatgaatgtaatgaatgtggaaaagccttcacTCAGAAGTCAAACCTCATTGTCCATCAGAAAACCCACACAGGAGAGAAGACTTATGAATGCACTAAATGTGGGGAATCCTTCATACAGAAGCTTGATCTAATTATACATCATAGTACTCATACAGGGAAGAAACCCCATGAATGTAATGAGTGTAAGAAAACTTTCAGTGATAAGTCAACTCTCATTATACATCAAAGAACTCATACGGGAGAGAAACCTCATAAATGTACTGAATGTGGGAAGTCTTTCAATGAGAAGTCAACCCTCATCGTGCATCAGAGAactcatacaggagagaaaccctatgaatgtgaTGTGTGTGGAAAAACTTTCACCCAAAAGTCAAACCTTGGTGTACATCAGAGAACTCATTCAGGAGAGAAACCTtttgaatgtaatgaatgtgagAAAGCATTCTCTCAGAAATCCTATCTCATGCTACACCAGAGAGGTCATACAGGAGAGAAGCCCTATGAGTGCAATGAATGTGAAAAAGCATTTTCCCAGAAGTCATATCTCATTATAcatcaaagaactcatacagaagaaaaaccatataaatgtaatgaatgtggcaaAGCCTTCAGAGAAAAGTCAAAGCTTATtatacatcagagaattcatacaggagagaaaccctatgaatgtccTGTATGTTGGAAAGCTTTTAGCCAGAAGTCACAGCTCATAATACATCAGAGAacacacacaggagagaaaccctatgcaTGCACTGAGTGTGGCAAAGCCTTCAGAGAAAAATCAACATTCACAGTACACcagagaactcacactggagagaaaccctataagTGTacagaatgtgggaaagcctttaccCAAAAATCAAACCTTATTGTACATCAGAGAACACATACAGGAAAGAAGGCCCATGGGAAAGGCCACACCCGAAAGTCAAAGCTCATTGCACACTAG